The following coding sequences are from one Gossypium raimondii isolate GPD5lz chromosome 4, ASM2569854v1, whole genome shotgun sequence window:
- the LOC105779995 gene encoding very-long-chain aldehyde decarbonylase CER1 produces MLYSYLSMASKPGLLTDWPWKPLGSFKYIILVPLIAEHIYSFMVKDNKDIDVSKLALFPSMLWRMLHNQLWISLSRYRIAKGSNKIVDKGIEFDQVDRERDWDDHIMFSAILFYWGNKCVPGGSRVPYWRLDGVIITMLLHAGPVEFLYYWLHRALHHHYLYSRYHSHHHSSIVTEPITSVIHPFAEHIAYFLLFSIPVFTMVLTGTVSVIALAAYVTYLDFMNNMGHCNFELIPNWLFTLLPPLKYIIYTPSFHSLHHVQFRTNYSLFMPFYDYIYGTMDKSSDSLYEKSLRRKEESPYVVHLTHLTTPESIYHLRLGFASFASKPYTPSTWHMWLLWPVTLCSMMLTWIYCSTFVVESNRFHNIILQTWAIPKYNIQYRSKSQKQSINNLIEEAILEAEEKGARVLSLGLMNQGEELNMYGGVYMQKHPQLKVKLVDGSSLAVAVVLNSIPKGTTQVVLRGKLPKVACALAFALCQKRIQVSVLREDEYEKLDKLLGTKSEGKLVLSKSYTCKTWLVGDGLSEVEQRKASKGTLFIPFSQFPPKKLRTDCFYHTTPAMQIPLAFENVDSCENWLPRRVMSIWRIAGLVHALEGWEEHECGYTTSNIEKVWEATLKHGFQPLKVPTHLKS; encoded by the exons ATGCTATATAGCTACTTAAGCATGGCTTCTAAACCAGGACTCCTCACTGACTGGCCATGGAAGCCTCTTGGAAGCTTTAAG TATATAATCCTAGTTCCTTTGATAGCGGAGCACATATACTCGTTTATGGTGAAGGATAATAAGGATATAGACGTGTCCAAGCTGGCCTTATTCCCATCTATGTTATGGAGAATGCTTCATAACCAGCTATGGATTAGCCTTTCTCGTTACCGAATTGCCAAAGGCTCCAATAAGATTGTGGACAAGGGCATTGAATTTGATCAAGTGGACAGGGAGAGGGACTG gGATGATCATATAATGTTCAGCGCAATCCTGTTTTACTGGGGCAACAAATGCGTTCCAGGAGGTTCACGCGTACCCTATTGGAGATTGGATGGTGTGATTATAACCATGTTGCTCCATGCCGGCCCTGTGGAGTTCCTTTACTACTGGCTTCATAGAGCACTGCATCACCATTACCTTTACTCTCGATACCATTCTCATCATCATTCCTCCATTGTTACTGAGCCTATTACTT CTGTGATTCATCCATTTGCAGAGCACATAGCATACTTCCTCCTGTTTTCAATACCCGTCTTTACAATGGTGCTAACTGGTACCGTCTCCGTTATTGCCTTAGCTGCCTATGTCACTTACCTGGACTTTATGAACAATATGGGCCACTGCAATTTCGAGCTTATTCCTAACTGGCTCTTCACCCTTCTCCCTCCTCTCAAGTACATCATTTATACTCCATC GTTTCACTCGCTGCACCACGTACAGTTTAGAACCAATTACTCGTTGTTTATGCCATTTTATGATTACATCTATGGCACAATGGACAAATCTAGTGACAGCTTATATGAAAAATCACTGAGAAGGAAAGAAGAATCACCCTATGTGGTGCATCTAACGCACCTAACCACACCCGAGTCTATTTATCATCTCCGCCTTGGATTTGCCTCTTTCGCCTCTAAACCATACACACCATCAACTTGGCACATGTGGCTCCTTTGGCCTGTCACACTGTGTTCCATGATGCTTACCTGGATATATTGTTCCACTTTTGTTGTCGAAAGCAATCGGTTTCATAATATCATACTACAGACCTGGGCTATACCCAAGTACAACATACAG TACCGCTCGAAATCGCAAAAACAATCCATCAATAACTTGATTGAAGAAGCCATATTAGAGGCAGAGGAAAAAGGTGCTAGAGTGTTGAGTCTAGGCCTCATGAACCAG GGTGAAGAGCTGAACATGTATGGTGGGGTGTACATGCAAAAGCATCCCCAGCTTAAAGTGAAGTTGGTAGATGGGAGTAGCTTGGCAGTTGCAGTTGTGTTAAATAGCATACCCAAGGGAACTACACAAGTAGTCCTTAGAGGCAAGCTGCCTAAAGTTGCTTGTGCTCTTGCCTTTGCGCTATGCCAAAAGCGCATTCAA GTCTCTGTATTGCGTGAGGATGAATATGAAAAGCTTGATAAATTACTTGGCACCAAGTCTGAGGGTAAATTGGTTCTCTCAAAAAGTTACACTTGTAAG ACATGGTTAGTTGGAGATGGATTGAGTGAAGTAGAACAAAGGAAGGCAAGCAAAGGAACTCTATTTATTCCCTTCTCGCAATTCCCACCAAAGAAGTTGCGAACAGACTGCTTCTATCATACCACACCGGCAATGCAAATTCCGTTGGCCTTTGAGAATGTGGATTCTTGCGAG AACTGGTTGCCGAGGAGGGTGATGAGCATATGGCGCATAGCTGGGTTAGTACATGCACTGGAAGGATGGGAGGAACATGAATGTGGTTACACCACGTCAAACATTGAAAAAGTTTGGGAAGCAACTCTCAAGCATGGATTTCAGCCTCTAAAGGTCCCTACTCATTTGAAATCCTAG